In a genomic window of Bacillota bacterium:
- a CDS encoding ferritin Dps family protein, whose amino-acid sequence MGAGIGLPKEVRLEMGLMLDEHQCALTVALHQYNKHHWLTEGAEAFISLHDLLDEHIRVTIRHIDMVGERVARLGVVPTAHPVTQHELSYIKHEVEGRYTMRDFIRNDLEHELKMQQMMRKTIARAHELQDFGTVQVLEEVLVEREDLGYHLYSILEDDSLVRGMEHIFPKEGNIAGDRPMDPNSPLQ is encoded by the coding sequence ATTGGGGCGGGGATCGGTCTGCCGAAAGAAGTCCGTTTAGAGATGGGCCTTATGTTGGATGAACACCAATGCGCCCTTACGGTGGCTTTGCACCAGTATAACAAGCATCATTGGCTGACCGAGGGTGCTGAGGCTTTTATCAGCCTCCATGATCTTTTGGACGAGCACATTAGGGTCACCATCAGACACATTGATATGGTGGGGGAACGGGTGGCCCGCCTGGGGGTTGTGCCCACGGCCCATCCCGTCACCCAACATGAGCTTTCCTACATCAAACACGAGGTCGAAGGCCGGTACACCATGCGGGATTTCATCCGCAATGACCTGGAGCATGAGTTGAAAATGCAACAGATGATGCGGAAAACCATTGCCAGAGCCCATGAACTACAGGACTTCGGTACGGTTCAGGTATTGGAGGAGGTCCTAGTAGAGCGGGAGGACCTGGGGTATCATCTGTACAGCATCCTGGAAGATGACTCTCTGGTCCGGGGGATGGAACATATCTTCCCCAAAGAGGGCAACATCGCAGGGGACCGGCCAATGGATCCCAACAGCCCCTTGCAGTAG